One window from the genome of Osmerus eperlanus chromosome 1, fOsmEpe2.1, whole genome shotgun sequence encodes:
- the LOC134024518 gene encoding tetraspanin-31-like isoform X1: MVCGGFTCSKNAFCSLNIVYMLVGLLLIGVAAWGKGFGIVSSIHIIGGVIAVGFFLLLISIVGLIGALKHHQVMLFFYMVILFLVFIFQFGVSCSCLAINLEQQVKLLNTSWGLMSKDTRLDLETKLNCCGLLNTTANQEQFTMDVQLCNADCKSAARCYTCGDMMLQHSSQALRILGGVGLFFSFSEILGVWLAARYRNQKDPRANPSAFL, from the exons ATGGTTTGTGGGGGTTTTACGTGCTCTAAAAATGCTTTTTGTTCCCTTAACATAGTATACATG TTGGTAGGTCTACTGTTGATTGGAGTGGCAGCATGGGGCAAAGGCTTCGGCATTGTGTCCAGTATCCATATAATTGGTGGGGTCATTGCTGTAGGCTTCTTTCTACTGCTCATCTCCATCGTAGGCCTCATCGGAGCCTTAAAACACCATCAAGTCATGCTTTTCTTT TACATGGTGATTCTGTTCCTAGTCTTCATCTTTCAGTTTGGAGTGTCCTGCTCCTGCCTCGCTATTAATCTTGAGCagcag GTAAAGCTGTTGAACACTTCATGGGGGCTGATGAGCAAAGACACACGTTTGGATTTGGAGACCAAGCTGAACTGCTGTGGGCTGTTGAACACAACTGCTAACCAAGAGCAATTTACTATGGATGTGCAGTTATGCAATGCG GACTGTAAGAGTGCAGCTCGTTGTTATACCTGTGGAGACATGATGCTGCAGCACTCCTCACAGGCTCTGAGGATCCTGGGAGGAGTGGGACTCTTCTTCAGCTTTTCAGAG ATCTTGGGTGTGTGGCTGGCCGCACGTTACAGAAATCAGAAGGATCCAAGAGCAAACCCCAGCGCATTTCTATAG
- the LOC134024518 gene encoding tetraspanin-31-like isoform X2, whose protein sequence is MLFFYMVILFLVFIFQFGVSCSCLAINLEQQVKLLNTSWGLMSKDTRLDLETKLNCCGLLNTTANQEQFTMDVQLCNADCKSAARCYTCGDMMLQHSSQALRILGGVGLFFSFSEILGVWLAARYRNQKDPRANPSAFL, encoded by the exons ATGCTTTTCTTT TACATGGTGATTCTGTTCCTAGTCTTCATCTTTCAGTTTGGAGTGTCCTGCTCCTGCCTCGCTATTAATCTTGAGCagcag GTAAAGCTGTTGAACACTTCATGGGGGCTGATGAGCAAAGACACACGTTTGGATTTGGAGACCAAGCTGAACTGCTGTGGGCTGTTGAACACAACTGCTAACCAAGAGCAATTTACTATGGATGTGCAGTTATGCAATGCG GACTGTAAGAGTGCAGCTCGTTGTTATACCTGTGGAGACATGATGCTGCAGCACTCCTCACAGGCTCTGAGGATCCTGGGAGGAGTGGGACTCTTCTTCAGCTTTTCAGAG ATCTTGGGTGTGTGGCTGGCCGCACGTTACAGAAATCAGAAGGATCCAAGAGCAAACCCCAGCGCATTTCTATAG
- the cdk4 gene encoding cyclin-dependent kinase 4 gives MAQGSRVQYEPVAEIGGGAYGTVYKARDMESGQFVALKSVRVQTDQDGLPISTVREVALLKRLEQFDHPNVVKLMDVCATLRTDQETKVTLVFEHVDQDLKTYLEKAPAPGLSPCRIRDLMRQLLCGLAFLHSNRVVHRDLKPENILVTSRGQVKLADFGLARIYSCHMALTPVVVTLWYRPPEVLLQSTYATPVDIWSTGCIFAEMFRRKPLFCGESDVDQLGKIFEVIGLPLEEDWPAEVTLSRNNFSSVSHRPITHYVPEINNQGAELLQEMLTFDPLRRISALSALEHKYFLEEETET, from the exons ATGGCCCAGGGCAGTAGGGTCCAGTATGAGCCTGTGGCTGAGATAGGTGGAGGGGCTTATGGGACGGTGTATAAGGCTCGGGACATGGAGAGTGGCCAGTTTGTAGCTTTGAAAAGTGTGCGTGTCCAGACGGATCAAGATGGCCTCCCTATCTCTACGGTCCGAGAAGTGGCTCTGCTTAAGAGATTGGAACAGTTTGACCATCCCAACGTGGTCAA GcttatggatgtgtgtgccaCCCTGAGGACAGACCAGGAAACTAAAGTAACACTGGTGTTTGAGCATGTGGACCAGGATCTCAAGACCTATCTAGAGAAGGCCCCGGCCCCAGGACTATCCCCCTGCCGCATCAGA GACCTTATGCGCCAGTTATTGTGTGGCCTGGCATTCCTCCACTCAAACCGTGTAGTGCACAGGGACCTGAAGCCAGAGAACATTCTGGTAACCAGCAGAGGCCAGGTGAAGCTGGCTGACTTCGGACTGGCCAGGATCTACAGCTGCCACATGGCCCTCACCCCTGTG GTGGTGACCTTGTGGTACCGGCCTCCAGAGGTCTTGCTCCAGTCCACCTATGCAACGCCTGTGGACATCTGGAGCACTGGCTGCATCTTTGCAGAGATGTTCCGGCGCAA GCCTTTGTTTTGTGGAGAATCAGATGTGGACCAACTGGGAAAGATTTTTGA GGTAATTGGCTTACCATTGGAGGAAGATTGGCCTGCTGAGGTCACACTCTCACGAAATAATTTCAGTTCTGTCAGCCACCGACCAATTACACACTATGTTCCAGAGATCAATAATCAAGGGGCAGAACTTCTGCAG GAAATGCTAACCTTTGACCCCTTGAGAAGAATCTCTGCATTGAGTGCTTTAGAACACAAGTATTTcttggaggaggagacagagacttAG